The following is a genomic window from Desulfomonilia bacterium.
CCCGCCTATACCGACAAGACCGGCCAGAAAACCGGAAAGAAGTCCCACTATTACTGCCGACGCCATATCGGTAATATATCAGCATGAAAGGGCTTCCGCACGTATTCTTTTAATGGTTTTTCAAACGGACAAAAATTTGATATAGGTTTCTCATGAGAGTTAATGACTGGATGATCAAGAACGTGGTCACGATAGGCTCTGATTCGAGCGTGCTCCAGGCCCTGTCCCTTATGAAGAAAAAGTCAGTAAGACACCTTCCGGTTGTCGATGCAGGCAAATTTGTCGGCCTTATCACTTCGACTGATGCGAAACAGGCAATTCTTACCGGAATGCTTGAGACATTGCGCGTCGGTGATATTATGATGAAGAACCCGGTCACAGTCACACGGGAAACGACGCTCGAAGAAGCATCACGCATTATTTACGAACAGAAGGTCAGTTCTCTCCCCGTCGTCGAAAAAGGCAAGATTTTAGGTATCCTTACGATAATTGACATTCTCAAGGCCTTCATTGATCTTATGGGTGTTCTCAAGAGCGGGTCCAGAATAGATGTCATTCTCAAACAGGTAAACGGGTCTTTTGACGAGGTTGTTTCCATAATCGAGGCTAAAGGCGGTTATATAATAAGTGTCGGCATGTCCTTGAATGAAGACGACACGATCCATCACTTCAGGGTCTCGGGCGGCAATATAAAAGATATTGCCGAAGAGCTCCATCTGCTTGGCTACCGCGGTGTCAA
Proteins encoded in this region:
- a CDS encoding CBS domain-containing protein, translating into MRVNDWMIKNVVTIGSDSSVLQALSLMKKKSVRHLPVVDAGKFVGLITSTDAKQAILTGMLETLRVGDIMMKNPVTVTRETTLEEASRIIYEQKVSSLPVVEKGKILGILTIIDILKAFIDLMGVLKSGSRIDVILKQVNGSFDEVVSIIEAKGGYIISVGMSLNEDDTIHHFRVSGGNIKDIAEELHLLGYRGVKVTG